The following coding sequences lie in one Alosa alosa isolate M-15738 ecotype Scorff River chromosome 21, AALO_Geno_1.1, whole genome shotgun sequence genomic window:
- the cby1 gene encoding protein chibby homolog 1: protein MCTLREMLDRLTTPPYPSYSTGLFTDVWNPKKSPVRQRTLAPSLFGLSYGTRGPYLGLTPVTPTLTLTGQTLTFAAGHWVNDTATPRTTPTATSRDSCRERPEADPRVRRLTKKVRNLEEENNALKLHVELLLDMLTETTAEVYVLTYTLKDVDEALAKSRKKNSQEISQ from the coding sequence ATGTGTACATTAAGGGAGATGTTGGACAGGCTGACCACCCCCCCGTACCCCTCCTACAGCACGGGCCTGTTCACCGACGTCTGGAACCCCAAGAAGAGCCCTGTCCGCCAGCGCACCTTGGCCCCTTCCCTCTTCGGCCTCAGCTATGGCACGCGTGGCCCTTACCTGGGGCTCACCCCCGTTACGCCCACACTCACCCTCACTGGCCAGACCCTGACCTTCGCCGCTGGGCACTGGGTCAACGATACCGCCACACCCAGAACAACCCCAACTGCCACCTCTAGAGACAGCTGTAGGGAGAGGCCCGAGGCTGACCCCAGGGTCCGAAGGCTGACGAAGAAGGTCCGTAACCTGGAGGAGGAGAATAACGCCCTGAAACTGCACGTTGAACTGCTGCTGGACATGTTGACTGAGACCACGGCAGAGGTTTATGTGCTCACGTACACACTCAAGGATGTAGACGAGGCCCTTGCAAAGAGTAGAAAGAAAAACAGCCAAGAGATCTCCCAATAA